In Zingiber officinale cultivar Zhangliang chromosome 6A, Zo_v1.1, whole genome shotgun sequence, a single genomic region encodes these proteins:
- the LOC121993881 gene encoding alpha-humulene synthase-like, producing MENEEIVRKTSKYHSSVWGDYFIQHISPTLDTTKESSVKRAEELKEQIKKLFQETSDVSELMNLVDSIQLLGLDYHYEKEINVALSLISAADVKNFGLYETSLRFRLLRQYGIYVPADVFNRFKDEEGNFISTLNEDVKGLLSLYNGAYLRIHGENILDEAISFTKKRLVSLLGKLEQPLVILVSLFLETPLCRRNRRLLTRKYIPIYQADKSRNDAILELAKLDFNLLQSLHQEELKKISIWWNDLALAKSLTFTRDRVVECYY from the exons ATGGAGAATGAAGAAATAGTTCGTAAGACATCGAAATATCATTCAAGTGTTTGGGGCGATTATTTCATCCAACATATTTCTCCTACTCTAGATACTACAAAG GAATCAAGTGTGAAAAGGGCGGAGGAGCTCAAGGAGCAAATAAAGAAGTTGTTTCAAGAAACCAGTGATGTATCAGAGCTTATGAATTTAGTCGACTCGATTCAGTTGCTCGGATTGGATTATCACTATGAGAAAGAAATAAATGTTGCACTTAGTTTAATCTCTGCAGCAGATGTTAAGAACTTTGGGCTTTATGAAACTTCTCTTCGATTTCGATTACTTAGGCAATATGGAATCTATGTGCCTGCAG ATGTTTTTAACCGGTTCAAAGATGAGGAAGGAAACTTCATATCAACATTGAATGAAGATGTAAAGGGATTATTAAGCTTATACAATGGAGCTTACCTTAGGATACACGGGGAGAATATACTTGATGAAGCCATTTCATTTACAAAGAAGCGACTTGTATCATTGTTGGGCAAACTTGAACAACCTTTAGTGATATTGGTGTCGCTTTTCCTTGAGACACCACTATGTCGAAGAAATAGAAGACTCTTGACAAGAAAATATATACCAATTTATCAAGCGGATAAGAGCCGAAATGATGCAATATTAGAGTTAGCAAAGTTGGACTTCAATCTATTGCAATCTCTTCATCAAGAGGAACTAAAGAAAATTTCAAT ATGGTGGAATGATTTAGCACTTGCTAAGTCTCTTACTTTTACTCGTGATCGAGTGGTGGAATGCTATTATTGA
- the LOC121993882 gene encoding beta-eudesmol synthase-like has protein sequence MGLVATKEAFEWVASFPKIIKASSMICRLMDDLNPSELEQERDLAASTIECFMKEYGMDEKETYKKLMDMLEDAWKDHNNEYLNSTLVPRLLIERAMNFSRAMEEFYKYTDTYTNSKARMKDNISMVLVESVLI, from the exons ATGGGTCTAGTGGCAACAAAAGAGGCTTTTGAGTGGGTTGCTAGTTTTCCCAAAATCATTAAAGCTAGTAGTATGATTTGTAGACTCATGGATGATCTAAATCCAAGTGAG CTTGAGCAAGAGAGAGACCTTGCAGCTTCCACAATAGAATGTTTTATGAAAGAGTATGGCATGGATGAAAAAGAGACATACAAGAAACTAATGGATATGCTGGAGGATGCATGGAAGGATCATAACAATGAATACCTCAATTCAACACTAGTACCTCGACTTTTAATTGAAAGAGCAATGAACTTTTCAAGAGCAATGGAAGAATTTTATAAATACACTGATACATACACTAATTCCAAAGCAAGGATGAAAGATAATATATCTATGGTGTTGGTTGAATCTGTTCTTATTTAA